The genomic window TGCGAAGCGATGCTCCAGCTATTTCGTTGCAAATAGCTTCAGCGCGACAAGGGAAATCGAGACATTTGTCGCTATGCTCAAAACTATGGTTGGCCAATCAGGTGCCATTGTCCCCTCGTGTAGCATGAAAGTAACGATCGAAAGTGACGCATGGATATTATTTTTATTTATTATATGTGGGGATCAATAGGTCTAGGGCAATAAGATCAATTCTATTTATAAAAATAGCCGTACATTAGGTGTGAAAGCCGGGCGGCCGGGTCCGGCGCAGCCCAGAAAACGAAAGGGAGGTGCAGGAGGGTTAAGACCCTCCTGCAAATGAAAACCCTAAAAAATCAAAATTCTAAAAACCCAGAAATCCCTCAGGGAATCCCGATCAGCTTGTGCGTTTGCAGGGACAGCCGCCAGCGGGGGTGTTCCAGACAATAGTCCGTGGCGGCCTGGGTGTTGGCGATCCGGTCCGGGCCGTCCATGGGCTGGAGGAAGAAGTGCTCGAAGGCGAGGTGCTCGAATTGGGCGGGATCGCCGTTTTCCTGCGGGTAGACCAGCTTGAGTTCGTTGCCTTTGCTGACGATCATCTCTGAGCCGAGCTTGGGGCTGACGCACACCCAATCGATGCCTTCGGGCACGGGTTGCGTGCCGTTGGTCTCGATGGCGATGGCGAAGCCGCGGGCATGGAGGGCGTCGATGAGGGGCGCGTCCAGCTGGAGGAGCGGTTCGCCGCCGGTGCAGACGACGTAGCGGTGCGGCAGGGTGGGTCCCCATGCGGTCTCGACGGCATCCACCAGTGCTTCGGGGCTCGCGAACTTGCCGCCGCCGGGGCCGTCCGTCCCCACAAAGTCCGTGTCGCAGAACTGGCAGATGGCTTTAGCGCGATCTTCCTCCCGGCCGGTCCATAGGTTGCAGCCCGAAAAGCGCACGAAGACGGCCCGGCGGCCGGTATGCGCGCCTTCACCTTGCAGGGTGAGGAACAGCTCTTTTACGGAGTAAGTCATTTGTTTGTTTGCCTCCGCAAACGGGCTCAGACCGGCTCGCAGGCGTATTTGGTCGGGTCGGGCACGCCTGCTTCCGTGAAGCCCTTGCGGCGCAGCTTGCAGCTGTCGCAGTGGCCGCAGTGCAGCCCTTCGGGGGTGGGGTCGTAGCAGCTCCAGGTGAGGCCGTAGTCCATGCCCAGCGCGAGGCCGGTCTTGATGGTGTCGGCCTTGGTCATCTCGATGAGCGGCGTGTGGATGGTCAGCTTCCAGTCCCCCTCGACGCCGCGCTTGGTGGCTTGCAGCGCCATGGCCTCGAAGGCGTGGATGAAGGCGGGGCGGCAGTCGGGGTAGCCGGAGTAGTCCAGCGCGTTGACGCCGATGAAGATATCCTCCGCGCCGACGACTTCCGCCCAGCCGAGCGCGAGGCTGAGGAACACGGTGTTGCGGGCGGGCACGTAGGTGATGGGGATGTCGTCCGCCATCGCGGCCTCGTCGCGGTCCTTCGGCACGTCGAAGTGGCCGGTGAGCGCCGAGCCGCCGAAGGCGGAGAGGTTGACCGGCAGCTCCACGTGGCCTTTTGCGCCGAACACCTGCGCCAGGGTGCGGGCGCAGTCCAGCTCCACCCGGTGGCGCTGGTTGTAGTCGATGGTCAGCGCGTAGATGTCGTAGCCTTCGCTTTTGGCGATGGCGGCACAGGTGGCCAGAATCCAGGCCACCGCTCAGCAATACAACGGCAGATTTGGTCATGGCACTTCCTATGGGCCCTGCGCGCCGGCGGGGCAAGGGGGGGCGTCCCGGCAAGAGAGGTTGGGGACCGGTTGGGAGGAGCTAGTCGTTCGGCAGGCTGATCTCGTCGAGCGTGAGCCGATAGGGTGGCGGCACCTTGTCGAACGGGCGCTGGACGGCATCGCCGCTCAGGAAGTCGAACCCGGCATTGGCGGCGGTGATGACCGCCTGCGGCATGACGATGCCGTGGACAAAGGGGCGCATCCGATGCTTGCGCGCCGCCTCGACGAACTGCGGCCCCGTGCCCGCAAGTCGGCTGAGCATCCCGAGGCGGCGGGCATCGAAGCCCACGGCGGCATAGCCCGCCTCCTTCAGGTTGTGGACGGCGGCGGGGGAAGGCGGCAGCAGCGCCCAGGCGGCGCGGCAGTAGGTGCGCAGCCAGTGCCGAATTTCAAAGGCGGTGTGGGCCGGGAAGCCCTCCGCGAAGCCGCCGACCTCGAGGATGAGGTGGCGGACGGCGAAGCGGGGCAACCCCGCGCACAGCGCCAGATATTCCCGCCGGGCCTCGCTGTTGATGAGGGTCGTGTAATGCACCTGGCAGACGAGCACGGCGGGGGAGCGGTTGCGCCCCAGGAGCAGGGCCGCGGCCTGCACCCGCGCCAGGGTGGCGAGGTCGAAATCGTAAACGTCGCGCGGCGCCGAGGAGCGGCGGAGCATGTCGTGGCCGTAAACCCTCTTCATGGGCCCGCCGATCAGGCACATGCGGGCATAGTAGGAGGTGACGGCGTTGAGGCCGGGTGTCCACAACGGCGCATAGGACAGATAGGTGTGGCTCGCGGGCTCGGGCGCCGTCGGTTGCAGCGCGGCCGGTGTGGGATCGGGCTCGATCACCAGAAGCGGAGCCGGAGCCGGGGCCGGCGTTGGAGCCGGCGTTGGAGATGCGGCCGCTCCGGCTGGCGGCGGAGCGGGGCCTCCCGCGGCCGCTCCCTTTTGCAGGGCGGCGGCTTCCAGCGCGGCCTTTTCGAATTGCTGGGCCAGAAGCGTGTCCAGATCGGCCACGTTTTCCACCTGGTTGGTTTCCAGGTTGATCGTGAGGAGGGATACGTCGAGCTTGCCCTCCGCCTCGCCCACGCCGAAGAGCTGCTGCCAGATCTCCTCGGCGAGGAGGTGAGCCTTCACCTGCGCCTCCTCGACGGAAAGCTCGGCGAAGATCACGAGGTAGACCAGTTCCTGATGGCGGCGGAACACGTCGCGGGGCGAGAGGCGGCGGCGGAACGTGCCCTCGATGATCTGGGGAATGCGGTCCCGCATCTGGGGCCAGCGATCGCCCAGCCGCTCCTCGACGGCCTTGAAGCCGAGGATCTGGAGCCTTCCGACGGCCAACTGGCCGTGCGCGTGGGCAAGGGATTTCAGCTGTTCGGCGAAGTCCTCAGCATTATGCGTCTCGCTTGGTCCCGCCATTGCGTTGGGTGCGGCGCTGCCGGACGCATCTTCCTGTTTTTCCTGCTTGAAGAGCAGAGAGCGGAGGCGCTGACCAATGGTACTAAAATCGGGAGGTCCCATACGGGCTCAATCTGGAGTCGATCCGACCGGAAGGCCGGGAGAGGAGGTCTAGCCTGACAACGCCCAAGTCACATCCAGGTTCGGAAAGTCTAGAGATTCAAAATTAATAAATAGTTAAGGCATGGGGCGTTCGCGAAGGCGCGCCGGCAACAGGCCCGCTCAGGCGGAGATATCCAGAACCAGGCCCTTGTTCTTGCCCGCCAGGCTGCTGGTCTGGGCAAAGCGCGACAACAGCCGCCGCTGCGCGTGTTCGCCCGAATCAGCGTCCGTATCGGTCAGCGGCAGCACCGTCCGAAAGCGGTTCGGCTGGGCAGCGGCGGAAGGGCCGTCCTGCCGGGAAAGCGCGGGCCGGTATGGCGCGGGAAGGGCGGGCGTGACCAGTATGGCTCTGTGCTCCTCAACGAGTTCCATAAATCGTTAAGCAATGAGCGGGCCAAATGGATTTTAATGGCGGAAAAGCGCCAAAAACAAGGTTAATTCATCGGGAGAAATGCCTGGGAGTGTAAAGCCTGCCGACAGAATGAAGGGGGAGCGGACCGCCTGGAACGGGGGAAGTGACCAGGCGGCCCGCAGTTCTTCTTTTCAGAAGGCACCTTCAAGGGAGTAAGATGCTGATAGCAAAATAGCGCGGCTACGCTGAATGGCGTCTGAACGGGCCGGCGGGGGGAGGGACGCTTCGCCCGGCTTGGTTTCCTTCAGGGCGACGCTGCGTTTTCCCGCGCAAAAAGAGTTGAACAGAGGGGCGGAAAAGCCCTAACCCAAGGGATATGAAGCGTACCCATTTGCCGCTCAATGCCCTGCGCGTCTTCGATGCCGCAGCCCGTCACCTGTCCTTTACCAAGGCGGCGGACGAGCTCGCGGTCACGCCGGCTGCCGTGGGGCAGCACATCCGCGCGCTGGAAGACCTGCTTGGCGTCATCCTGTTCAAGCGGCTGGGCCGCAACCTGGCGCTGACGCCGGAGGCCGAGCGCGCGCTGCCGCCGCTGCGCGACGGCTTCCTCAAGTTCGAGGAAGCGGTGCGGACGCTTCAAGCGGCGCAGACCTCCAAGTCGCTCACCATCAGCGTGCCGCCATCGTTCGCGGCCAAGTGGCTGGTGCCGCGCATCGAGCGGTTCGCCGAAAGCCACCCGGACATGCAGGTGCGGATTTTCGCCGCCATGCAGCTGGTGGACTTCAATCAGGAGAACATCGATCTCGCCATCCGCTTCGGGCGCGGCGACTACCCGGAGCTGATGGTCGAGAAGCTGCTGGACGAGCATGTGTATCCGGCCTGCGCGCCCTCGCTGCTGGAGCGCTTCCCGATCAAGACGGCAGCGGACCTCATCAACCTGCCGCTCATCCACGATGAATCCGCCGACGTGGACGATGGGTGCCCCACCTGGGCCATGTGGCTGAAGGCGGCGGGCGTCGACCACCCGGACCCGGAGCGCGGCATCCACTTCAACCAGTCGTCGCTGGCCATCGAGGCGGCGACGGCGGGCAAGGGCGTGGTGCTGGCCAAGGCGGCCATCGCCGCGGCCGACATCGAGGCCGGGCGGCTGGTGCGCCTGTTCGACAGCGCCCATGCGGTCGAGTTCGGCTACTATCTGGTGGCCCCCGAGCCCCAGTGGCGGCAGAAGAAGGTGCAGACCTTCATCAACTGGGTGAAGGCGGAAGCCGCCAAGCATCAGGCCTGAGGGCTTTTCGAGACGCACGAACATAAAGAAAGACCTTAAGGGGCGTCTCGGACCTCCTTAAAATCCCCCATTCGTTTGAACGGGGCGCTCTCCCCGCAAGCACGGCGCTTGCTAACCATGCCGGATGCGTCACAATGCGGACGCAACTGGAAAGGGAAGCGCCAAATGTTCTTCATCGTACTGGTGATTGTGGCCATCGCTACGGTGGCCATGGGGGTCGTCACGGTCCGGCAGGGCCATGAGTACACGGTCGAGCGGTTTGGTCGCTACACCAGGACGCTGACGCCGGGCTTTCACCTGATCGTGCCGTTCATCGACCGCGTGGGCCGGCGCATCAACATGATGG from Pedomonas mirosovicensis includes these protein-coding regions:
- the queE gene encoding 7-carboxy-7-deazaguanine synthase — translated: MTYSVKELFLTLQGEGAHTGRRAVFVRFSGCNLWTGREEDRAKAICQFCDTDFVGTDGPGGGKFASPEALVDAVETAWGPTLPHRYVVCTGGEPLLQLDAPLIDALHARGFAIAIETNGTQPVPEGIDWVCVSPKLGSEMIVSKGNELKLVYPQENGDPAQFEHLAFEHFFLQPMDGPDRIANTQAATDYCLEHPRWRLSLQTHKLIGIP
- the gcvA gene encoding transcriptional regulator GcvA yields the protein MKRTHLPLNALRVFDAAARHLSFTKAADELAVTPAAVGQHIRALEDLLGVILFKRLGRNLALTPEAERALPPLRDGFLKFEEAVRTLQAAQTSKSLTISVPPSFAAKWLVPRIERFAESHPDMQVRIFAAMQLVDFNQENIDLAIRFGRGDYPELMVEKLLDEHVYPACAPSLLERFPIKTAADLINLPLIHDESADVDDGCPTWAMWLKAAGVDHPDPERGIHFNQSSLAIEAATAGKGVVLAKAAIAAADIEAGRLVRLFDSAHAVEFGYYLVAPEPQWRQKKVQTFINWVKAEAAKHQA